One Coffea eugenioides isolate CCC68of chromosome 2, Ceug_1.0, whole genome shotgun sequence genomic window, CCCCAAAACCCCCATCGGGGTCCAACACCTGGAGAAGGAGGGACGGGACCCTTACGAATCCCGCCTGAACAGCTGGTTCAGACGGTGGCGGAAAACCTGCCCACCTTCGAGGCAATCATGAACTACCTCAAAGGGTAGTCGGGAGGTCATCAGGACAAGGAACCTAAGGTCTAGGGAGTAGAGCTGTCAGAGTCCCGAACAGGGAATCCCAAGCCCGGGGCCAAGCGGGCGCGTCGGGAACTCACGCGTGAGCAGGTCGAGGTCGTAGAACCCTCTCACAAGAACTCCAGAACTGAACACCCGGAACCCGTCCGGAGGTTCTCAAGGGGAAAGCTCTCCCCCCTGAAAGAGCGACAACAGGTACAGGATGAGTTGGACCTACTGTTGGACCCTGAGGCTAACAGGTACATTGCTTCCCCCTTTGTGCTCGATATTGAGGACTACCCGCTGCCCGCAAAGTTCAAAATCCACACACGAAATCCTACGACGCAACTACGGATCCGGAGGACCACCTGTTCGCGTTCATGACGCAGATGCGCCTGCAAACGGCCGCGGATGCGGTCAGATGCAAGACCTTCCCAGTGTTCCTGGAAGGAAAGGCCCGGCAGTGGTTCCAGGGACTTCCCCCCAGGTCGATCGGGTCTTTTACCCAGCTCGCACGACTGTTCTCAGCACAGTTCGTTTCTTCGCGAGCCTTCTCTAAAAGCACTGCTCGCCTCATGACTATCCAGCAAAGGCCCGAGGAGTCACTACGCGAATACATGGTACGATTCAATAACGAATCCCTCCAGGTCCGCGACCGAGACGACAAGGTGGTCATGGCCGCCTTCATCAACGGGCTGCGAAAGTAGAAGTTATACACTAAGCTCGTAGAGAGACCTCCCAAGTCAGTTCGGGAGAAGCTGGACCGAGCTCGCGAGAAGGTCAACGCTGAGGAAGCCAATCGCTTGAAGAGCGCGCAGGAAAGGCAGAGGGACGACAAACGCAGGAGGAATGCCGACCAGGGGGACGTGCGGCGTGACCAGGGGAGGAAAAATACTTATGACCGCCTGCCTAGGAGTCGGAGCCTGGGGGGAGATAAGCCTTGGACCTCCCTCACAGCGCCCCGAGCTCGCGTCCTCGCAGTGATGGAGCAAGAAGGGCTCTCCCGGCCTCCCCGACCTTTGCCGGGGGACAAAAGCAGACGGGACCAGGGCTTATACTGTGCATATCACCGAGATGTGGGACACGATACGGAGGATTGTCATCACCTCAAGAAGGACATTGAGAAGTTGATCAAGCGAGGCCACCTCGGGCAGTTCATACGTGACGAACGAGTTGAACAACGGCGGGCGAGGCCCAAATTAGATCATCTGAGCTACCCCCGCAACCGACCTCAAGGGCCTCGTGGCCGAACTCCCGAGCAGAAAGCTCAGAATCTGGCTGGGGTGATCAATACTATTGCAGGAGGACCGGTTGGAGGGGATAGTCATACAGCTCGGCGGCATAACCGCCCCCTCCCAGCGGAGAAAGCTCGAGCAAACGGCTGAAAATGTACGAGGAGATTGTCTACGGGCCAGAAGATGCAGTGCCTCTGGCCTCCAACAACCACGAAACTATCGTAATAGAGGTCATCACTTGCAATTACAAGGTAAAGAAGGTATACATCGACAATGGCAGTGCCATCGATGTGCTGTACTACAAGACCTTTAAAGAGCTGCAGCTCGAGGACAGACAGCTCGTCCCTGTCCGGAATCCATTGATCGGCTTTGCTGGCCCCCTGGTAAGACCAGAGGGAATGATAACTCTCATGGTCATAGTGGGGGTGTCGCCAAAGTGCCGAACGGTGCCAGTAAATTTTGCGGTGGTAAAAGAGCCCTCATCGTATAATATGATTCTGGGATGGCCCACTCTGAACGCCTTCCGGGCTGTCTGTTTCACCTTGCATCTCAGCATGAAATTTTCTACACCAGCTGGGGTAGCTGAGGTGCTCGGAGATCCGGAGGTGGCTAGGGCCTGTTACATTGCAACGCTCAAAGGCAAGGAGAAATTGGTAGCCGAAACTGCTTGCTTAGAGCCCTGAGAGCCcatggagaaaagaaagagactaGAGACGGATGAAGGGCTGATTGAGCAGCCCGTCCGGCCTGACCAACCTGAGCGCACGGTCAAGGTCGGCACCTGCCTCAATGAACGGGCCCGAAGCTCTCTGGAATCCCTTTTAGAGTAATACGCGGAGATCTTTGCTTGGAGCGCAGATGACATGCCAGGAATCCCCACCGAGCTAGCAGTTCACAAGCTACACGTAGACCTTAACGCTCGACCTGTGA contains:
- the LOC113759765 gene encoding uncharacterized protein LOC113759765; the protein is MTQMRLQTAADAVRCKTFPVFLEGKARQWFQGLPPRSIGSFTQLARLFSAQFVSSRAFSKSTARLMTIQQRPEESLREYMKLYTKLVERPPKSVREKLDRAREKVNAEEANRLKSAQERQRDDKRRRNADQGDVRRDQGRKNTYDRLPRSRSLGGDKPWTSLTAPRARVLAVMEQEGLSRPPRPLPGDKSRRDQGLYCAYHRDVGHDTEDCHHLKKDIEKLIKRGHLGQFIRDERVEQRRARPKLDHLSYPRNRPQGPRGRTPEQKAQNLAGVINTIAGGPVGGDSHTARRHNRPLPAEKARANG